One genomic region from Amycolatopsis sp. FBCC-B4732 encodes:
- a CDS encoding TIGR03620 family F420-dependent LLM class oxidoreductase, with amino-acid sequence MSVGVWQFFDGVPVGELRETAAEVEELGFAALWFGEYAGREAFTQAALLLAATSKLTVATGVARFDQRSPLAAEGAIRALGEAYPGRFVAGLGGHRPGARPLTALREYLAGMDAAGLPGLPQPSPRPRRVLAALGPKLLDLAADRADGAHPYFVPPEHTAMARERLGPGKYLAVEQAVVLDAAPEVAREHAGLYVRQAPHHRTNLRRLGFTDDDLADGGSDRLVDAIVVTGEQRIADRIRAHLDAGADHVCVQVLARTKDSYRRLADLLP; translated from the coding sequence GTGAGCGTCGGCGTCTGGCAGTTCTTCGACGGCGTCCCGGTCGGCGAGCTCCGCGAAACGGCCGCCGAGGTGGAGGAACTCGGCTTCGCCGCGCTCTGGTTCGGCGAGTACGCCGGCCGGGAAGCGTTCACGCAGGCGGCGTTGCTGCTCGCGGCGACGTCGAAGCTGACCGTCGCCACCGGGGTCGCGCGCTTCGACCAGCGTTCGCCGCTCGCCGCGGAAGGCGCGATCCGGGCGCTGGGCGAGGCCTACCCGGGCCGGTTCGTCGCGGGGCTCGGCGGGCACCGGCCCGGTGCCCGCCCGCTGACGGCGTTGCGCGAATACCTGGCCGGGATGGACGCGGCCGGACTGCCGGGCCTGCCCCAGCCGTCACCCCGGCCGAGGCGGGTTCTCGCCGCGCTGGGCCCGAAACTCCTGGACCTGGCGGCCGACCGAGCCGACGGCGCCCACCCGTACTTCGTCCCGCCGGAGCACACGGCGATGGCGCGCGAACGGCTCGGCCCGGGCAAGTACCTCGCCGTCGAGCAGGCGGTGGTGCTCGACGCGGCCCCGGAGGTGGCCCGCGAGCACGCCGGTCTCTACGTGCGGCAGGCACCGCACCACCGGACGAACCTGCGGCGGCTCGGCTTCACCGACGACGACCTCGCCGACGGGGGCAGCGACCGCCTGGTCGACGCCATCGTCGTCACGGGCGAACAGCGGATCGCCGACCGGATCCGGGCGCACCTCGACGCGGGCGCCGACCACGTCTGCGTCCAGGTCCTCGCCCGGACGAAGGACTCCTACCGCCGCTTGGCGGACCTGCTGCCCTGA
- a CDS encoding 3-isopropylmalate dehydrogenase, with the protein MRLAVIPGDGIGPEVVAEALKVLGEVAPTAEITNYDLGAARWHSTGELLPESVLGELRQHDAILLGAVGDPTVPSGILERGLLLRLRFEMDHHVNLRPARLYPGVRGPLADAGDVDMVVVREGTEGPYAGTGGLIRKDTEHEIATEVSVNTAFGIRRVVADAFNRAEARPRKHLTLVHKTNVLSFAGSLWSRIVEEVSLEHPEVTVAYSHVDAATIHLVTDPSRFDVIVTDNLFGDIITDLAAAVTGGIGLAASGNLDMTRRNPSMFEPVHGSAPDIAGQGLADPTAAVLSVSLLLDHLGQKEAARRIEASVAFDLATRDQASPGATTAIGDRLAALVSSNVRTAG; encoded by the coding sequence ATGCGGCTCGCGGTGATCCCAGGTGACGGGATCGGGCCCGAGGTGGTCGCCGAGGCGCTCAAGGTGCTCGGCGAAGTGGCACCGACGGCGGAGATCACGAACTACGACCTCGGCGCCGCCCGGTGGCACTCGACGGGGGAGCTGCTCCCGGAGTCGGTCCTCGGCGAGCTCCGCCAGCACGACGCGATCCTGCTGGGCGCGGTCGGCGACCCGACGGTGCCGAGCGGCATCCTCGAGCGCGGGCTCCTGCTGCGCCTGCGGTTCGAGATGGACCACCACGTCAACCTGCGCCCGGCGCGGCTGTACCCGGGTGTCCGGGGACCGCTGGCCGACGCGGGCGACGTCGACATGGTGGTCGTGCGTGAAGGCACCGAAGGCCCGTACGCGGGCACTGGCGGCCTGATCCGCAAGGACACCGAGCACGAGATCGCGACGGAGGTCAGCGTCAACACGGCGTTCGGCATCCGGCGCGTGGTGGCGGACGCGTTCAACCGGGCCGAGGCCCGGCCGCGCAAGCACCTGACGCTCGTGCACAAGACCAACGTGCTCTCGTTCGCCGGTTCGCTCTGGTCGCGGATCGTCGAAGAGGTTTCGCTGGAGCACCCGGAGGTGACGGTCGCCTACTCCCACGTGGACGCGGCGACCATCCACCTGGTGACGGACCCGTCCCGGTTCGACGTGATCGTGACGGACAACCTGTTCGGCGACATCATCACCGACCTCGCGGCGGCGGTGACGGGCGGAATCGGGCTGGCGGCGAGCGGCAACCTGGACATGACCCGCCGCAACCCGAGCATGTTCGAGCCGGTCCACGGTTCGGCACCGGACATCGCCGGCCAGGGCCTGGCGGACCCGACGGCGGCGGTGCTGTCGGTGTCGCTGCTGCTGGACCACCTGGGCCAGAAGGAAGCGGCGCGGCGGATCGAGGCTTCGGTGGCGTTCGACCTGGCCACACGGGACCAGGCTTCACCGGGCGCGACCACCGCGATCGGCGACCGGCTGGCGGCGTTGGTTTCGTCCAATGTCCGGACGGCGGGCTGA
- the serA gene encoding phosphoglycerate dehydrogenase: MSKPSKPVVLIAEKLAPSVLSVFGDEVEVRHVDGTDRSALLEAVKSADALLVRSATKVDAEVFGATSQLKVVARAGVGLDNVEVPAATERGVLVVNAPTSNIVSAAEHAVALLLAVARRVPAASQSLRAGEWKRSSFSGVELQGKTVGVVGLGKIGQLFAQRLAAFDTKLIAYDPYVSAARAAQLGIELVTLDELLTRADAISIHLPKTPETKGLIDAEALKKTKPGVIIVNAARGGLIVEEDLADALRSGHVGGAGIDVFVTEPTTSSPLFALENVVVTPHLGASTAEAQDRAGTDVAKSVLLALRGDFVPDAVNVSGGGAVGEHVRPYLSLTQKLGTLLTALNPKAPTSVTVQVKGEISNEDTAVLQLAALRGVFTGVVEDQVTFVNAPQLAEKLGVQVELTTEPESPKFRSLVTVRAVHSDGQALTVSGSVTGKDEVEKLVEVNGRGFDLRAEGTVLLVEYPDRPGVMGRVGTLLGEAGINIEAAQISQTTDGSDAVMLLRVDRHIDAHLLDPIGAAVGAHTIRAVDFS; this comes from the coding sequence GTGAGCAAGCCCAGCAAGCCCGTCGTCCTCATCGCGGAGAAGCTCGCTCCCTCCGTGCTGAGCGTCTTCGGTGACGAGGTGGAGGTCCGGCACGTCGACGGCACGGACCGATCCGCGCTGCTCGAGGCGGTGAAGAGCGCCGACGCGCTCCTGGTCCGCTCCGCCACCAAGGTCGACGCCGAGGTCTTCGGCGCCACCTCGCAGCTGAAGGTTGTCGCCCGCGCCGGTGTCGGCCTGGACAACGTCGAGGTCCCCGCGGCCACCGAACGCGGTGTCCTGGTCGTCAACGCCCCGACGTCCAACATCGTCTCCGCCGCCGAGCACGCCGTGGCGCTGCTGCTGGCCGTCGCGCGCCGGGTCCCGGCCGCCAGCCAGAGCCTGCGCGCCGGCGAGTGGAAGCGCAGCTCGTTCTCCGGTGTGGAACTGCAGGGCAAGACCGTCGGCGTGGTCGGCCTCGGCAAGATCGGGCAGCTGTTCGCCCAGCGCCTGGCCGCCTTCGACACCAAGCTGATCGCCTACGACCCCTACGTCTCGGCCGCGCGCGCCGCGCAGCTCGGCATCGAGCTCGTCACCCTCGACGAGCTGCTCACGCGCGCCGACGCGATCTCCATCCACCTGCCGAAGACGCCGGAGACCAAGGGCCTCATCGACGCCGAGGCGCTGAAGAAGACCAAACCGGGCGTCATCATCGTCAACGCCGCCCGCGGCGGGCTGATCGTCGAGGAAGACCTCGCCGACGCGCTGCGCTCGGGCCACGTCGGCGGCGCCGGCATCGACGTCTTCGTCACCGAGCCGACCACGTCGAGCCCGCTGTTCGCCCTGGAGAACGTCGTCGTGACGCCGCACCTGGGCGCTTCGACGGCGGAGGCGCAGGACCGCGCGGGCACCGACGTCGCGAAGTCCGTGCTGCTGGCGCTGCGCGGCGACTTCGTGCCGGACGCGGTCAACGTTTCCGGCGGCGGCGCGGTCGGCGAGCACGTCCGCCCGTACCTGTCGCTGACCCAGAAGCTGGGCACGCTGCTGACCGCGCTGAACCCGAAGGCGCCGACGTCGGTGACCGTGCAGGTCAAGGGCGAGATCTCCAACGAGGACACCGCGGTGCTGCAGCTGGCGGCCCTGCGCGGGGTGTTCACCGGCGTGGTCGAGGACCAGGTCACGTTCGTCAACGCGCCGCAGCTGGCGGAGAAGCTGGGCGTGCAGGTCGAGCTGACCACCGAGCCGGAGAGCCCGAAGTTCCGCAGCCTCGTCACGGTCCGCGCGGTGCACTCGGACGGGCAGGCGCTGACCGTGTCCGGTTCGGTCACCGGCAAGGACGAGGTCGAGAAGCTGGTCGAGGTCAACGGCCGCGGGTTCGACCTGCGTGCCGAGGGCACGGTCCTGCTGGTCGAGTACCCGGACCGCCCGGGCGTGATGGGCCGCGTCGGCACGCTGCTCGGCGAGGCCGGCATCAACATCGAGGCCGCGCAGATCAGCCAGACCACCGACGGCTCCGACGCGGTCATGCTGCTGCGCGTCGACCGCCACATCGACGCGCACCTGCTCGACCCGATCGGCGCCGCTGTCGGGGCGCACACGATCCGCGCCGTCGACTTCAGCTGA
- a CDS encoding S8 family serine peptidase, which translates to MSRSRLPARATTAFFAVVLAAALGAPVAGAADAPLADGVSPAKIDDAKLQGKLSPRLGAAQGRVTAFVELAKKPAVDAFTATQPQGKEQAKRAARAAKADTAAAVDSVVNQLRSGNAQPQVVTQTANAVPGVVVTADAAKLREVAKRADVVAIRTVVPKTRTNASAEQLTNTLAAWQQTGKFGDGVRVGVIDDGIDYTHADFGGPGTPAAYKSVDSTKATPLFPSAKVVGGTDLVGDDYDAATAGKTTPKPDPNPLACGEHGTHVAGTIGGFGVTADGKTFKGDYKKLDAKKVDAMQIGPGTAPKSLLYAIKVFGCAGSTNVTSQALDWALDPDGDGDFTDHLDVVNLSLGSDFGAPDDPDSLFVRKLAANNVLPVISAGNGGDINDIAGSPGNTPEALTVASTRDAGILRDAAEATAPTAAKGQKTGQYSQNYTGYDTLNLTAPVVALSAANSAGCAPYSADDKAKAAGKFVWLEWDDNDSTRACGSAARANNAQAAGAKGALLSSTLEHFSAGIAGNAAIPMFQFTGSATKTLRAALTAGTLQIRLYGTGRASVQTYDKTIVDTPSSFTSRGTRGPAVKPDVAAPGDTITSAFRGSGNGRTVLSGTSMAAPHTAGITALVRQSHPDWSVEEVKASVIDTAGHDVSDSAGHTYAPQRVGSGRIDAKAALDNQVLAYVQDDPGAVSVSFGTVEASGPVTLSKTIKLVNKGVTPAEYTVAYQAVTALPGVEYTVDKQTVKLTPRGTAKVKVTLKITDPKALRKVMDPTMQATQAGLARQFVADASGRVAFTPTSGAKVPLRVSVYSAPKPVSTISTPQSVKFGADATQAVLNLGGKGVDQGSGAQRYRSLISVLELQAESPQLAECDADVVTDCTLNKTAKGGDLRYIGAASTAPLAKAQGEPENALLAFGLSTWGDWANIGSNTSPFVDIDTTGDGQPDFETYVTKATATDALLAVTVSLGAGFPTVDVQAVNGQLGDVDTNVFDTNVITLPVSLSALGIDANADSHRISYTVGVSGFYVAPGTTNGLIDYAGTPLSFDALAPGYSVQGGGDAALGYVAKPGTALVVTRNAASAAADNALGLLAIEHHNAAGNRANVVKVDAAQGGQAAHGRQPIGAGHH; encoded by the coding sequence ATGAGCAGATCCCGCTTACCCGCTCGCGCCACGACGGCGTTCTTCGCCGTCGTGCTGGCGGCCGCGCTGGGCGCGCCGGTCGCGGGCGCGGCGGACGCTCCGCTCGCCGACGGCGTCTCGCCGGCGAAGATCGACGACGCGAAGCTGCAGGGCAAGCTCTCGCCCCGGCTCGGCGCCGCGCAGGGCCGCGTCACCGCGTTCGTCGAGCTGGCCAAGAAGCCCGCCGTCGACGCGTTCACCGCCACGCAGCCGCAGGGCAAGGAGCAGGCCAAGCGAGCCGCTCGCGCCGCCAAGGCGGACACCGCCGCCGCCGTGGACTCGGTCGTGAACCAGCTGCGCTCGGGCAACGCCCAGCCGCAGGTCGTCACCCAGACCGCCAACGCCGTCCCCGGCGTGGTCGTCACCGCGGACGCCGCGAAGCTGCGCGAAGTCGCGAAGCGGGCGGACGTCGTCGCGATCCGCACGGTCGTGCCGAAGACCCGCACCAACGCCAGCGCCGAGCAGCTGACCAACACCCTCGCGGCGTGGCAGCAGACCGGCAAGTTCGGCGACGGCGTCCGCGTCGGCGTCATCGACGACGGCATCGACTACACCCACGCCGACTTCGGCGGCCCCGGCACGCCGGCCGCGTACAAGAGCGTCGACAGCACGAAGGCGACCCCGCTGTTCCCCAGCGCGAAGGTCGTCGGCGGCACGGACCTCGTCGGCGACGACTACGACGCCGCGACGGCAGGGAAGACCACCCCGAAGCCGGACCCGAACCCGCTCGCCTGCGGTGAGCACGGCACGCACGTCGCCGGCACCATCGGCGGCTTCGGTGTCACCGCCGACGGCAAGACCTTCAAGGGCGACTACAAGAAGCTGGACGCCAAGAAGGTCGACGCGATGCAGATCGGCCCGGGCACGGCGCCGAAGTCGCTCCTCTACGCCATCAAGGTGTTCGGCTGCGCGGGCTCGACGAACGTCACCTCGCAGGCGCTGGACTGGGCGCTCGACCCGGACGGCGACGGCGACTTCACCGACCACCTCGACGTCGTCAACCTGTCGCTGGGCTCCGACTTCGGCGCCCCGGACGACCCGGACTCGCTGTTCGTGCGCAAGCTCGCCGCGAACAACGTGCTGCCGGTGATCTCGGCGGGCAACGGCGGCGACATCAACGACATCGCCGGTTCGCCGGGCAACACCCCCGAAGCGCTCACCGTCGCCAGCACGCGTGACGCGGGCATCCTGCGCGACGCCGCCGAGGCCACCGCGCCGACCGCGGCCAAGGGTCAGAAGACCGGGCAGTACAGCCAGAACTACACCGGCTACGACACGCTGAACCTGACCGCGCCGGTCGTCGCCCTGTCGGCGGCGAACAGCGCGGGCTGCGCGCCGTACTCCGCCGATGACAAGGCGAAGGCGGCCGGCAAGTTCGTCTGGCTGGAGTGGGACGACAACGACTCGACCCGCGCCTGCGGTTCGGCCGCGCGTGCCAACAACGCTCAGGCGGCCGGAGCGAAGGGCGCCCTGCTTTCGTCCACTTTGGAGCACTTCAGCGCCGGCATCGCGGGCAACGCGGCGATCCCGATGTTCCAATTCACCGGCTCCGCCACGAAGACGCTGCGCGCGGCGCTGACCGCGGGCACGCTGCAGATCCGGCTCTACGGCACCGGGCGCGCCTCGGTCCAGACCTACGACAAGACGATCGTGGACACCCCGAGCTCGTTCACCTCGCGCGGCACCCGCGGCCCGGCCGTCAAGCCGGACGTCGCCGCGCCGGGTGACACGATCACCTCGGCGTTCCGCGGCAGCGGCAACGGCCGGACGGTCCTGAGCGGCACGTCGATGGCGGCCCCGCACACCGCGGGCATCACCGCGCTGGTCCGCCAGTCCCACCCGGACTGGTCGGTCGAAGAGGTCAAGGCGTCGGTCATCGACACCGCCGGCCACGACGTCTCCGACAGCGCCGGCCACACCTACGCGCCGCAGCGCGTCGGCAGCGGCCGGATCGACGCCAAGGCGGCGCTGGACAACCAGGTGCTCGCCTACGTCCAGGACGACCCGGGCGCGGTCAGCGTCAGCTTCGGCACGGTCGAGGCGTCCGGGCCGGTGACGCTGTCGAAGACGATCAAGCTGGTCAACAAGGGCGTCACGCCGGCCGAGTACACCGTCGCCTACCAGGCGGTCACCGCGCTGCCGGGCGTCGAGTACACAGTGGACAAGCAGACGGTGAAGCTGACCCCGCGCGGCACCGCCAAGGTCAAGGTGACGCTGAAGATCACCGACCCGAAGGCGCTGCGCAAGGTCATGGACCCGACCATGCAGGCCACCCAGGCCGGCCTGGCCCGGCAGTTCGTCGCGGACGCCTCCGGCCGCGTCGCCTTCACGCCCACCAGCGGCGCCAAGGTGCCGCTGCGGGTGTCGGTCTACTCCGCGCCGAAGCCGGTTTCGACGATTTCCACGCCGCAGTCGGTGAAGTTCGGCGCCGACGCCACCCAGGCCGTGCTGAACCTGGGCGGCAAGGGCGTCGACCAGGGCTCCGGCGCGCAGCGGTACCGCTCGCTGATCAGCGTGCTCGAGCTGCAGGCGGAGTCCCCGCAGCTGGCCGAGTGCGACGCGGACGTGGTCACCGACTGCACGCTGAACAAGACGGCCAAGGGCGGCGACCTCCGCTACATCGGCGCGGCTTCGACCGCTCCGCTGGCGAAGGCGCAGGGCGAGCCGGAGAACGCGCTCCTCGCGTTCGGCCTCTCCACGTGGGGCGACTGGGCGAACATCGGCAGCAACACCTCGCCGTTCGTCGACATCGACACCACCGGGGACGGGCAGCCGGACTTCGAGACCTACGTGACGAAGGCGACCGCCACGGACGCCCTGCTGGCCGTCACGGTCTCGCTGGGCGCGGGCTTCCCGACCGTGGACGTCCAGGCGGTCAACGGCCAGCTCGGCGACGTCGACACCAACGTGTTCGACACGAACGTGATCACGTTGCCGGTCTCGCTGTCCGCGCTGGGCATCGACGCGAACGCCGACAGCCACCGCATCTCCTACACGGTGGGCGTCAGCGGGTTCTACGTCGCGCCGGGCACGACGAACGGGCTGATCGACTACGCCGGCACGCCGCTTTCGTTCGACGCGCTCGCCCCGGGCTACTCCGTCCAGGGCGGCGGCGACGCGGCGCTGGGCTACGTCGCGAAGCCGGGCACGGCGCTGGTCGTCACCCGCAACGCGGCCTCGGCCGCGGCGGACAACGCGCTCGGGCTGCTCGCCATCGAGCACCACAACGCCGCGGGGAACCGGGCGAACGTGGTCAAGGTGGACGCCGCGCAGGGCGGGCAGGCGGCGCACGGCCGTCAGCCGATCGGGGCTGGTCACCACTAG
- a CDS encoding TIGR03620 family F420-dependent LLM class oxidoreductase: MTLIEDTRARLGAIGAWLPSAPLAPPPAVERAATRRLAEAGYGSVWSGEGPGGRELFAAFGDLLASVPDVVLGAGIASTWARPGRTAEKGGATLAHAHPGRLVLGIGIGHAFQAAKYGEEYRPLDRMRAYLSEMDAAAAENPAPVAFPRVLAAVGPRMLELARDHADGAHPFAQPVSHTPYAREILGPDKLLIPHQTVLLGSREDARASVRRSVAQSREFQVKAYLAGWKRLGYTEADIDGPSDRFVDDLVLWGDAQTIAKRVREVLDAGADHVLLTPSASSFESTVDTLVELAPAVLR; encoded by the coding sequence ATGACTCTGATCGAAGACACCCGCGCCCGGCTCGGCGCGATCGGCGCCTGGCTGCCGAGCGCACCGCTGGCCCCGCCCCCGGCCGTCGAACGCGCGGCGACGCGCCGGCTCGCCGAGGCCGGCTACGGCTCGGTCTGGAGCGGCGAAGGCCCCGGCGGCCGCGAGTTGTTCGCCGCCTTCGGCGACCTGCTCGCGTCGGTGCCGGACGTCGTGCTCGGCGCCGGCATCGCCAGCACCTGGGCGCGGCCCGGGCGGACCGCCGAAAAGGGCGGGGCGACGCTCGCGCACGCCCACCCGGGCCGGCTGGTGCTCGGCATCGGCATCGGGCACGCGTTCCAGGCGGCGAAGTACGGCGAGGAGTACCGGCCGCTGGACCGGATGCGCGCCTACCTGTCCGAAATGGACGCCGCGGCCGCGGAAAACCCCGCCCCGGTGGCGTTTCCCCGCGTGCTCGCCGCGGTCGGGCCCCGCATGCTGGAGCTCGCCCGCGACCACGCCGACGGCGCGCACCCGTTCGCCCAGCCGGTCTCGCACACGCCGTACGCACGCGAAATCCTCGGGCCGGACAAGCTGCTCATCCCCCACCAGACCGTCCTGCTCGGCAGCCGCGAGGACGCCCGGGCGAGCGTCCGGCGCAGCGTGGCGCAATCACGGGAGTTCCAGGTGAAGGCCTACCTCGCGGGCTGGAAACGGCTCGGCTACACCGAAGCCGACATCGACGGCCCGAGCGACCGGTTCGTCGACGACCTCGTCCTCTGGGGCGACGCGCAGACCATCGCGAAACGCGTGCGGGAAGTGCTCGACGCGGGCGCGGACCACGTCCTGCTGACGCCATCCGCGTCGTCGTTCGAGTCCACTGTGGACACCCTGGTCGAGCTGGCCCCGGCGGTGCTCCGGTGA
- a CDS encoding TetR/AcrR family transcriptional regulator has translation MTDVKPMRADARRNYEALLAQAQRAFAEHGVEASLEDIARRAGVGIGTLYRHFPTREALLETLLRARFDGQAGRARELLTHPEPLTALQTWLAGLGEAMGTFRGLVELTADALSDETSRLYASCHAMRDAGSQLVERAKEAGELRADVTTHELLLLLHAASWAGGHLPGPGGMQRLLALVFEGLRAS, from the coding sequence ATGACCGACGTGAAACCGATGCGCGCGGACGCCCGCCGCAACTACGAAGCCCTGCTCGCGCAGGCCCAGCGCGCCTTCGCCGAACACGGCGTCGAGGCGTCGCTGGAAGACATCGCGCGCCGCGCCGGGGTCGGCATCGGCACGCTCTACCGGCACTTCCCGACCCGGGAGGCGCTGCTCGAAACGCTGCTGCGCGCCCGGTTCGACGGCCAGGCCGGCCGCGCCCGCGAACTGCTGACCCACCCCGAGCCGCTGACCGCGCTGCAGACCTGGCTCGCCGGGCTCGGCGAAGCCATGGGCACCTTCCGCGGGCTCGTGGAGCTGACCGCCGACGCGCTCAGCGACGAAACATCCCGGTTGTACGCGTCCTGCCACGCGATGCGGGACGCCGGTTCCCAGCTGGTGGAACGCGCGAAGGAAGCGGGCGAACTCCGCGCGGACGTCACCACGCACGAGCTCCTTCTGTTGCTGCACGCGGCATCCTGGGCGGGCGGGCACCTGCCCGGCCCGGGGGGCATGCAGCGCCTGCTGGCTCTTGTTTTCGAGGGATTACGAGCGAGTTAA